One Gelria sp. Kuro-4 DNA segment encodes these proteins:
- a CDS encoding CarD family transcriptional regulator has protein sequence MFKVGDKVVYPMHGAGVIEAIEEREFLGEKRRYYVMRMPIGDMKVMIPTDSSAEVGLRQVMSHEDVLRVLEILREHKSKMSGNWNRRYRANLEKIKSGNAFEVAEVVRNLILRDREKGLSSGEKKMLDSARQILISELVLAQNMEEDEAQSLVDGLAAN, from the coding sequence ATGTTCAAAGTAGGCGACAAAGTGGTTTACCCGATGCACGGGGCGGGTGTCATCGAGGCTATCGAGGAGCGGGAGTTTCTGGGCGAAAAGCGCCGGTACTACGTGATGCGGATGCCCATCGGCGACATGAAGGTGATGATTCCTACCGACAGCAGCGCCGAGGTTGGTCTTCGCCAGGTTATGTCCCACGAGGATGTGCTGCGGGTGCTGGAGATCCTGCGGGAGCATAAGAGCAAGATGTCAGGTAACTGGAACCGGCGTTACCGGGCCAACCTGGAGAAAATAAAGAGCGGCAACGCTTTCGAGGTTGCGGAGGTGGTGCGCAACCTGATCCTGCGCGACCGTGAAAAGGGGCTTTCGAGCGGCGAAAAGAAAATGCTCGACAGCGCCCGCCAGATTCTTATAAGTGAGCTGGTGCTGGCCCAGAACATGGAGGAAGACGAGGCGCAGTCGCTGGTGGACGGCCTGGCTGCAAACTGA
- a CDS encoding PIN/TRAM domain-containing protein, producing the protein MIKGLVRVFIALLGALGGYELMLIGIPLLTEVLHLTPSAVVHAGLLVFGGLTGGIIFYLIAPPIIRRTLNFVEWSEGRLQKMPATDVITGAVGLVVGLLIANLLTLPFGRLPVVGPFIPVLANVILGYMGMSLAVKKKEDLWSFVANFPRLTKDKDKEKEKAARSSEPAAAPKVLDTSVIIDGRIADIVKSGFLEGTLVIPNFVLEELRHIADSSDLLKRNRGRRGLDILNRIQKELGVKVVISDRDYEDVAEVDSKLLRLAKDLKGKVLTNDYNLNKVAELQGVPVLNINELANAVKPVVLPGEEMLVHVIKDGKEAGQGVAYLDDGTMIVVDGGRRHIGETIGVLVTSVLQTAAGRMIFAKPKAMEKVV; encoded by the coding sequence GTGATTAAAGGTTTGGTGCGCGTATTTATCGCCCTCCTGGGGGCGCTCGGCGGCTACGAACTCATGCTCATCGGCATCCCGCTTCTTACGGAAGTGTTGCACTTAACACCGAGCGCAGTCGTTCATGCTGGCCTCCTGGTATTTGGGGGACTTACAGGCGGTATTATCTTTTATCTCATCGCCCCGCCCATTATAAGGCGTACTCTTAATTTCGTGGAATGGTCCGAGGGTCGGCTGCAAAAAATGCCGGCAACGGATGTTATCACCGGCGCGGTCGGGCTGGTGGTGGGGCTGCTTATCGCCAACCTGCTCACCCTGCCCTTTGGACGCCTGCCGGTGGTGGGACCCTTTATCCCCGTCCTGGCCAACGTTATTCTCGGCTACATGGGTATGAGCCTGGCAGTGAAGAAGAAGGAGGACCTCTGGTCTTTCGTTGCCAACTTTCCCCGTTTGACCAAGGACAAGGACAAAGAGAAGGAAAAGGCCGCCCGCTCCAGCGAGCCGGCGGCGGCGCCTAAGGTGCTCGACACCAGCGTCATTATCGACGGTCGCATTGCCGACATTGTCAAGAGCGGTTTTCTAGAGGGTACCCTGGTGATCCCCAATTTTGTGCTGGAAGAGCTCAGGCACATCGCTGATTCCTCGGACCTCTTGAAGCGCAACCGGGGACGCCGCGGCCTCGATATCCTTAACCGCATCCAGAAGGAACTGGGCGTTAAGGTGGTGATTTCCGACCGCGACTATGAGGATGTGGCGGAGGTGGACTCCAAGCTTTTGCGCCTGGCCAAAGACCTGAAGGGCAAGGTCCTTACCAACGACTACAACCTCAACAAAGTAGCGGAGCTCCAGGGTGTGCCGGTTCTTAACATCAACGAGCTGGCCAACGCCGTGAAACCGGTGGTACTCCCTGGAGAAGAGATGCTGGTCCATGTGATCAAGGACGGCAAGGAAGCCGGCCAAGGCGTGGCCTACCTGGACGACGGCACCATGATTGTGGTGGATGGCGGGCGCCGGCATATCGGCGAGACCATCGGCGTTTTGGTGACGAGCGTCCTGCAGACGGCCGCCGGGCGGATGATCTTCGCCAAGCCCAAGGCCATGGAAAAGGTAGTATAG
- a CDS encoding FeoB small GTPase domain-containing protein: MDCCQNKRPWWKPFGRPEKDRGRPEAGELKKVALVGNPNVGKSVLFNRLTGIYVTVSNYPGTTVEVSRGKGRFGGEELEVIDTPGMYSLLPITEEERVARRLLITESPSAVLHVVDARNLERMLPLTFQLIEAGQPLILVLNIMDEARRRGIHIDCTRLAAGLGIPVVPVAAALNEGIDLLREKVREIAARAA; the protein is encoded by the coding sequence GTGGACTGCTGCCAGAACAAGAGGCCTTGGTGGAAGCCTTTTGGTCGCCCAGAAAAGGACCGGGGCCGGCCGGAAGCAGGTGAACTGAAAAAGGTGGCCTTGGTGGGTAACCCGAACGTGGGCAAGAGCGTACTCTTCAACCGCCTGACGGGTATCTACGTCACTGTGTCCAACTACCCCGGAACCACCGTGGAGGTTTCGCGGGGTAAAGGGCGGTTTGGCGGGGAAGAGCTGGAGGTTATCGACACCCCCGGCATGTACTCGCTCCTGCCGATTACCGAAGAGGAGCGGGTGGCGCGGCGCCTCCTCATCACCGAGAGCCCGAGCGCCGTGCTCCACGTGGTGGATGCGCGCAACCTCGAGCGCATGCTGCCGCTCACCTTTCAGCTCATCGAGGCGGGGCAGCCGCTCATCCTGGTGCTCAACATCATGGACGAAGCGCGGCGGCGCGGGATCCACATCGACTGCACCCGCCTGGCGGCCGGGCTGGGCATACCTGTGGTGCCGGTGGCGGCAGCCTTAAACGAAGGTATCGACCTCCTCAGAGAGAAGGTGAGGGAAATTGCCGCCCGCGCTGCTTAG
- a CDS encoding heavy-metal-associated domain-containing protein, with translation MGCCSSKREGHTAAAGAGDGVVTTQVRAAGMSCQHCVMAIKKSVGNLPGVKDVNVDLATGLVTVAHSATGPDREAIRGAIREAGYEPED, from the coding sequence ATGGGTTGCTGCTCAAGTAAACGCGAAGGACACACGGCTGCTGCGGGAGCTGGAGACGGTGTGGTTACCACGCAGGTGAGGGCTGCGGGCATGAGCTGCCAGCACTGCGTCATGGCCATAAAAAAGAGCGTGGGCAACCTGCCTGGGGTAAAAGACGTGAATGTCGACCTTGCCACCGGGCTGGTTACCGTAGCGCACTCTGCCACGGGACCGGACCGGGAAGCCATCCGCGGCGCCATCCGCGAGGCAGGGTACGAGCCGGAGGACTAA
- a CDS encoding LDCC motif putative metal-binding protein — translation MAGWWDKFLKRLAAASEKQFGGEAPDCCKPPQKKPPVKPADK, via the coding sequence ATGGCTGGCTGGTGGGATAAATTCCTCAAACGGCTGGCTGCGGCCAGCGAGAAGCAGTTCGGCGGCGAGGCGCCCGACTGCTGCAAACCGCCCCAAAAGAAGCCGCCGGTGAAACCGGCCGATAAGTAA
- a CDS encoding FeoA family protein produces the protein MFGRRSRWRRGWGGGRRAARAGGARTVADLAPAEKAAVLGLAPAAPRDLNKLMALGVLPGAPLTLLQRSPSLVVQVGETVLALDEKIARTILVGPSLEG, from the coding sequence ATGTTCGGCAGGCGAAGTAGGTGGCGCCGGGGCTGGGGCGGCGGCCGGCGGGCGGCGCGTGCCGGCGGGGCGCGTACCGTGGCCGACCTGGCGCCGGCGGAAAAGGCGGCGGTGCTGGGGCTGGCACCGGCGGCGCCGCGTGACCTCAACAAGCTCATGGCCCTGGGCGTGCTGCCGGGCGCGCCGCTCACCCTGCTCCAGCGCTCCCCCAGCCTTGTTGTGCAGGTTGGGGAGACGGTCCTGGCGCTGGACGAAAAAATCGCGCGGACTATTTTGGTGGGGCCGTCGCTGGAGGGTTGA
- a CDS encoding nucleoside recognition domain-containing protein — protein sequence MPPALLRPLYPESIEKGAERLVALLRGHYRLAPRAIALLLLEEDEEIGELVRRQEGPARWNAIRAVVSEVKREFNEPVSYILAVKRQEAARTLARAVISREERRRRTWGEILGDLTMRPLVGIPVLLLVLYFGLYQFVGVFGAGTVVDYLEGSIFSAYVNPWVNAAVDRLIPWPLLQDLIAHDYGIITLGLRYAVAIVLPIVGSFFLVFSIIEDSGYLPRLALLVDRLFKGIGLSGRAVIPLTLGFGCDTMATLVSRTLETRRERVIATLLLALAIPCSAQLGVILSLLSAYPRALLVWLGFLLLVFLLVGYLTAQLLPGDGPSFYMEVPPLRLPQPGNVLTKTYTRMQWYFLEIVPLFVLASVLIWLGKVTGLFDAVLDALGTAVGYLGLPRATGEAFLFGFFRRDYGAAGLYDLAASGALSARQLTVAAATLTLFVPCIAQFSVMVKERGWTTALGMAAFIFPFAFVAGYVLNLVLGFTGVLG from the coding sequence TTGCCGCCCGCGCTGCTTAGACCGTTGTACCCGGAAAGCATCGAAAAGGGCGCCGAGCGCCTGGTCGCCCTGCTGCGGGGGCACTACCGGCTGGCACCCCGGGCCATCGCCCTGCTGCTTCTCGAAGAAGACGAGGAAATAGGCGAGCTGGTGCGCCGCCAGGAAGGGCCGGCGCGCTGGAACGCCATCCGCGCCGTGGTGAGTGAGGTAAAAAGGGAGTTCAACGAGCCCGTGAGCTACATTTTGGCGGTGAAGCGGCAGGAGGCGGCCCGTACGCTGGCGCGGGCCGTAATCAGCCGGGAAGAGAGGCGCCGCCGGACCTGGGGCGAAATCCTGGGCGACCTTACCATGCGGCCCCTGGTGGGCATTCCGGTTCTCCTCCTGGTGCTCTACTTCGGCCTTTACCAGTTTGTCGGCGTTTTCGGGGCCGGCACCGTGGTGGACTACCTGGAGGGGAGCATTTTTTCCGCCTACGTCAACCCCTGGGTAAACGCCGCCGTGGACCGGCTTATTCCCTGGCCGCTCCTTCAAGACCTCATCGCCCATGATTACGGCATCATCACGCTGGGGCTGCGCTACGCCGTCGCCATTGTCCTGCCCATTGTGGGCAGCTTTTTCCTGGTGTTTTCCATTATTGAAGACAGCGGTTACCTGCCGCGCCTGGCGCTTTTGGTGGACCGGCTCTTTAAGGGCATCGGCCTTTCCGGACGGGCGGTGATCCCGCTTACCCTGGGCTTCGGTTGTGATACCATGGCCACCCTGGTGAGCCGTACCCTGGAGACGCGGCGCGAGCGCGTTATCGCCACGCTGCTTTTGGCCCTGGCCATTCCCTGCTCGGCGCAGCTCGGGGTGATCCTCTCGCTCCTTTCTGCCTACCCGCGGGCGCTGCTTGTTTGGCTGGGTTTCCTGCTGCTGGTCTTTCTTTTGGTGGGGTACCTGACGGCACAGCTTCTTCCCGGCGACGGTCCCAGCTTTTACATGGAGGTGCCGCCGCTCAGGCTGCCTCAGCCGGGGAACGTGCTCACCAAGACCTACACGCGCATGCAGTGGTACTTCCTGGAGATTGTGCCCCTTTTTGTCCTGGCGAGCGTCCTCATTTGGTTGGGAAAGGTTACAGGTCTTTTTGATGCCGTCCTCGACGCGCTGGGAACGGCCGTTGGTTACCTGGGCCTGCCGCGGGCGACGGGCGAGGCCTTCCTCTTCGGTTTCTTCCGCCGGGATTACGGCGCGGCGGGACTCTACGACCTGGCCGCCAGCGGTGCCCTCTCGGCGCGGCAGCTCACTGTAGCGGCGGCCACCCTCACGTTGTTCGTCCCCTGCATTGCCCAGTTCTCGGTCATGGTCAAAGAAAGGGGCTGGACCACCGCCCTGGGGATGGCCGCCTTCATCTTCCCCTTTGCCTTTGTCGCCGGGTACGTGCTCAATCTGGTGCTCGGCTTTACGGGGGTGCTGGGCTGA
- a CDS encoding branched-chain amino acid transaminase, protein MGIKTDKIWMDGRLVDWEDAKVHVLTHALHYGSGVFEGIRAYETAGGPAVFRLKEHVDRLFASAKLLYMEVPYTHEEISEAIKETIRANNLKSCYIRPVVYRGLGEMGVNPAKCPVNVFVAVWPWGAYLGEEALAKGIRAKVTSWARNYISSFPAKGKVNGAYVNSILAKMDALQSGYDEAIFLDTDGYVAEGSGENIFWAKDGVIYTTPLPTVLKGITRASIMELARGLGYEVVEARAARDELYLADEVWFCGTAAEITPVREIDGHTIGAGRRGPIVEALQKRFFAVVHGEVPEYEKWLARV, encoded by the coding sequence GTGGGCATCAAGACGGATAAAATCTGGATGGACGGGCGGCTCGTCGACTGGGAGGATGCGAAGGTACACGTTCTCACCCATGCCCTGCATTACGGCAGCGGAGTTTTCGAAGGGATCCGGGCCTACGAAACGGCCGGCGGCCCGGCGGTTTTCCGGCTCAAGGAACACGTGGACCGGCTCTTTGCCTCGGCCAAACTCCTTTACATGGAAGTTCCATACACCCACGAGGAGATCAGTGAAGCCATTAAAGAAACCATCCGCGCCAACAACTTGAAAAGCTGCTACATCCGCCCGGTGGTATACCGCGGCCTGGGCGAGATGGGGGTGAACCCGGCGAAGTGCCCGGTGAACGTCTTTGTCGCCGTGTGGCCCTGGGGCGCCTACCTGGGCGAGGAGGCCCTGGCCAAAGGTATCCGCGCCAAAGTAACCTCCTGGGCCCGTAACTACATCTCCTCGTTTCCGGCCAAGGGTAAGGTCAACGGCGCCTACGTCAACTCCATCCTGGCCAAGATGGACGCCCTCCAAAGCGGCTACGATGAAGCCATTTTCCTGGATACCGATGGGTACGTGGCCGAAGGGAGCGGCGAGAACATCTTTTGGGCCAAAGACGGCGTTATCTACACCACGCCGCTACCCACCGTACTCAAAGGAATCACCCGCGCTTCGATTATGGAGCTGGCGCGCGGGCTCGGTTATGAGGTGGTGGAGGCACGGGCGGCCCGCGACGAGCTTTACCTGGCGGACGAGGTCTGGTTCTGCGGTACGGCGGCCGAAATCACCCCGGTGCGGGAGATCGATGGCCACACCATCGGCGCGGGCCGGCGCGGCCCCATCGTTGAGGCCCTGCAGAAACGCTTCTTTGCCGTGGTTCACGGTGAGGTGCCTGAATACGAGAAGTGGCTCGCACGGGTGTAG
- a CDS encoding NusG domain II-containing protein has translation MLQGTTRADKVLLAGMVLAAVSMWFVIRANGGAAAPAEAVVVRAGKEVLRVSLARPGLYKVPLVRGEAVVEVAPGRVRMRPMPRSICPRGICSETGWISTPAQTIVCVPNLLSVRLTGVRDGAVDALAG, from the coding sequence GTGCTTCAAGGGACAACGCGGGCCGATAAGGTGCTCCTTGCCGGCATGGTCTTGGCGGCCGTAAGCATGTGGTTTGTCATCCGGGCGAACGGTGGGGCGGCGGCCCCGGCGGAGGCGGTGGTGGTACGGGCGGGAAAGGAAGTGCTGCGCGTTTCCCTGGCCCGCCCCGGCCTTTACAAAGTGCCGCTTGTCCGGGGCGAAGCCGTAGTTGAGGTGGCCCCGGGACGGGTGCGGATGCGGCCCATGCCCAGGAGCATTTGTCCCAGGGGTATCTGTTCCGAGACGGGATGGATTTCAACGCCCGCCCAGACCATTGTTTGTGTACCGAACCTTCTCAGTGTACGCCTTACAGGGGTGAGGGACGGTGCCGTTGACGCCCTGGCAGGTTAA
- a CDS encoding DUF1573 domain-containing protein has product MKDLICDEFQEAVGKYLLRHRSILDVLSKIQEAGARTNRAVVKSVTACGCLEIQAQRQRVPADTGLEEALRFLSTHLQGRLCAECREQVEEEIGNLLFYLAALCNLLDINLYDVLLKEQERLLALGPFHLS; this is encoded by the coding sequence ATGAAGGATCTCATCTGCGACGAATTTCAGGAAGCGGTAGGGAAGTACCTCTTGCGCCACCGCTCTATCCTGGACGTCTTAAGTAAGATCCAGGAAGCAGGGGCGCGCACCAACCGCGCAGTGGTAAAAAGCGTAACAGCGTGCGGCTGCCTGGAGATCCAGGCGCAGCGCCAGCGCGTGCCCGCGGACACCGGTTTGGAGGAGGCGCTTCGTTTTCTCTCCACCCACCTGCAGGGCCGGCTCTGCGCGGAGTGCCGGGAGCAGGTGGAAGAAGAAATCGGGAACCTGCTCTTTTACCTGGCGGCGCTCTGCAATCTCCTCGATATTAATCTTTATGACGTGCTGCTCAAGGAGCAGGAACGGCTACTGGCCCTGGGCCCATTCCACCTCAGCTGA
- the ispF gene encoding 2-C-methyl-D-erythritol 2,4-cyclodiphosphate synthase, with amino-acid sequence MRIGTGFDVHAFKPGRRLVLGGVEIPHPCGLEGHSDADVLLHAIADALLGAAAERDIGYHFPDTDPAWAGVSSLILLAETGEILARRGFSIVNIDSTVIAQEPKLAPYVEKMRANIAQALKIPLERVAVKATSTEHLGFTGRSEGIAAQAACLLEE; translated from the coding sequence ATGCGTATCGGCACCGGCTTTGACGTGCACGCCTTTAAGCCCGGCCGCCGCCTGGTTTTGGGCGGGGTGGAAATCCCGCACCCGTGCGGCCTCGAGGGCCACTCGGATGCCGACGTGCTGCTCCATGCCATCGCCGACGCGCTCCTGGGCGCGGCGGCCGAGCGGGATATCGGCTATCACTTTCCCGACACCGACCCGGCCTGGGCGGGCGTCTCTAGCTTAATCCTCCTGGCCGAAACCGGGGAAATCCTGGCCCGGCGCGGCTTCAGCATCGTCAACATCGACAGCACCGTAATCGCCCAGGAGCCCAAGCTTGCGCCTTATGTGGAAAAAATGCGCGCCAATATCGCCCAGGCCCTCAAAATTCCCTTGGAGCGCGTAGCCGTAAAGGCTACCTCCACCGAACACCTGGGCTTTACCGGCCGCAGCGAAGGCATCGCCGCCCAGGCCGCATGCCTGCTGGAGGAGTGA
- the ispD gene encoding 2-C-methyl-D-erythritol 4-phosphate cytidylyltransferase encodes MTKVYAVVPAAGSGRRMGAETKKQFLLLGGRPLFLRCLEVFAAHPAVAGTYLVVAPGDEEQVARLIRAHGIAKVRGIVPGGRERQDSVRLGLEALPAATDYVLIHDAARPFLTLELIERTLAAAQRTGAAAAAVPVKDTIKVAGPSLLVEKTLERRLLWAMQTPQTFAYGLILKAHRQAHAEGFIGTDDAVLVERLGHPVELVPASDGNIKITTSTDLLLAECLLARAKAERDESLGASALQEKVRGKESPGREA; translated from the coding sequence ATGACCAAGGTTTATGCTGTAGTGCCCGCCGCCGGCTCCGGGCGGCGCATGGGCGCAGAGACGAAAAAACAGTTCCTCCTTCTCGGCGGACGGCCTCTTTTTTTGCGCTGCCTGGAGGTTTTCGCCGCGCACCCGGCGGTGGCCGGCACCTACCTCGTGGTGGCACCCGGGGACGAGGAGCAGGTGGCGCGCCTTATTCGTGCTCACGGCATCGCCAAAGTGCGCGGCATCGTGCCGGGCGGGCGGGAAAGGCAGGATTCGGTGCGCCTGGGTCTGGAGGCGCTCCCGGCCGCTACCGACTACGTTCTTATCCACGACGCCGCGCGCCCCTTCTTAACCCTCGAGCTTATCGAGCGCACCCTGGCGGCGGCGCAGCGCACCGGAGCGGCGGCGGCCGCCGTACCGGTGAAAGACACCATTAAAGTGGCGGGACCAAGCCTTTTGGTCGAGAAAACGCTGGAGCGCCGGCTGCTCTGGGCCATGCAGACGCCGCAGACCTTCGCCTACGGCTTAATTCTTAAGGCGCACCGGCAGGCGCACGCCGAAGGCTTTATCGGCACCGACGACGCCGTGTTGGTGGAGCGGCTGGGTCACCCCGTAGAGCTCGTGCCCGCGAGCGACGGCAACATCAAGATCACCACGTCCACCGACCTGCTCCTGGCCGAGTGCCTGCTGGCCCGGGCGAAGGCGGAGCGGGATGAGAGCTTGGGGGCTTCCGCGCTCCAGGAGAAGGTCCGCGGCAAAGAAAGCCCCGGCCGGGAGGCTTAA
- the gltX gene encoding glutamate--tRNA ligase, whose translation MDKVRVRFAPSPTGPLHIGGARTALFNWLFAKRTGGTFVLRSEDTDRERSSRESEAAIMRDLAWLGITWDEGVDVGGPRGPYRQTERLDIYTRFTNRLLEDGLAYQCFCSEEELAQQRREMLAHGETPRYQGRCRSLTAEDRERLLAEGRKPVVRFRVPGGKKLVVDDLVHGEVEFASEEIGDFIIVKSDGIPTYNFAAVIDDHLMGISHVIRGEEHLSNTPRQLLLYQALGWKEPQFAHIPLILDEDRTKMSKRKGDVAVEEYRRRGYLPEAIVNFLALLGWSPEGEEEIFSLQELTQRFSLERVSKSPAVFNTEKLKWLNAHYIKASPDERILELALPHLKAAGYVAGEPGPEERAWLLKVVGAVKEYLTEVSEITDHIDFFFSKEVKPEDSKTRQILREEQVPSVFAAAGEHLDALPELTPEAVRADLRRLTKELGLTGRRVYMPLRIALTGRAHGPELYQVIAILGRERVKERLAAALAGRS comes from the coding sequence ATGGACAAAGTGCGTGTCAGGTTTGCCCCCAGCCCCACCGGACCGCTGCACATCGGCGGCGCGCGGACGGCGCTTTTCAATTGGCTGTTTGCTAAAAGGACCGGGGGTACCTTCGTGCTGCGCAGCGAGGACACGGATCGTGAGCGTTCTTCCCGGGAAAGTGAAGCGGCCATTATGCGCGATTTGGCGTGGCTGGGCATTACCTGGGATGAGGGCGTGGATGTGGGCGGCCCGCGCGGCCCCTACCGGCAGACCGAACGCCTCGACATCTACACGCGCTTTACAAATCGACTCCTGGAAGACGGCCTGGCTTACCAGTGCTTCTGTAGCGAAGAAGAGCTGGCCCAGCAGCGGCGCGAGATGCTGGCCCACGGCGAGACGCCCCGCTACCAGGGACGCTGCCGCAGCCTCACGGCGGAAGACAGGGAACGCCTGCTGGCTGAAGGGCGCAAACCGGTGGTGCGCTTCCGCGTACCCGGCGGCAAAAAACTGGTGGTGGACGACCTGGTACACGGCGAGGTGGAGTTTGCCAGCGAAGAGATCGGCGATTTCATCATTGTCAAATCCGATGGCATACCCACCTACAACTTCGCCGCCGTTATCGATGACCACCTCATGGGTATCTCCCATGTCATCCGCGGCGAGGAGCACCTCTCCAACACGCCGCGCCAGCTGCTCCTTTACCAGGCCCTGGGCTGGAAAGAGCCGCAGTTCGCCCACATCCCCCTCATTCTGGACGAAGATCGCACGAAAATGTCCAAACGCAAAGGGGACGTGGCGGTGGAGGAGTACCGCCGGCGGGGCTACCTCCCGGAAGCCATCGTCAACTTCCTGGCCCTCCTGGGCTGGTCGCCGGAGGGGGAAGAGGAAATCTTTTCTCTCCAGGAGCTAACGCAGCGCTTTTCCCTGGAGCGCGTTTCGAAGAGCCCGGCCGTTTTCAACACCGAAAAGCTCAAGTGGCTCAACGCCCACTATATAAAAGCAAGCCCCGACGAGCGCATCCTGGAGTTGGCCCTGCCGCACCTTAAGGCCGCCGGCTACGTGGCAGGGGAGCCGGGGCCCGAGGAGCGCGCCTGGCTGCTTAAAGTGGTGGGGGCAGTAAAAGAGTACCTGACGGAGGTCAGCGAGATCACCGACCACATCGACTTTTTCTTCAGCAAGGAAGTGAAGCCGGAGGACTCCAAGACCCGCCAGATCCTCAGGGAAGAGCAGGTACCGAGTGTTTTTGCCGCCGCCGGCGAGCACCTGGATGCCCTGCCGGAGCTTACGCCGGAGGCGGTGCGGGCGGACCTAAGGCGCCTCACCAAGGAACTGGGCCTAACCGGCCGCCGGGTTTACATGCCGTTGCGCATTGCCCTCACCGGGCGGGCCCACGGCCCCGAGCTTTATCAGGTGATAGCGATTCTCGGCCGCGAGCGCGTGAAGGAACGCCTGGCCGCCGCCCTGGCCGGCCGCTCGTAA